TCGCCCACGAACGGGCGAAACTGGGGCAACCCGAAATCAACTTGGGGCTCATGCCCGGCGGCGGCGGCACGCAGCGACTCGTCCGCCTCGTCGGCGAGGGGCAGGCGATGCGTCTCGTCCTCTCCGGCGAACTCGTCTCGGCCGAGGAGGCGCGGGACATCGGACTCGTGGACGAGGTACACGACGAGGAGACGTTCGACGACCGGGTGTACGAACTCGCGGGGTCGATGGCCGAGAAGAGCGGCGTCGCCCTCGGACACGCGAAGCAGGCCGTCAAAGCCGCCTCGCGGATGGACCTCGACCGCGGAATCGAGTACGAGGCGGAACTGTTCGCCCAACTGTTCGCCGTCGGCGACAAGGACGAGGGCATCGACGCGTTCCTCGAGGGCCGCGACCCGGAGTGGCCGTCGCGGTGACGGCGGCGGCCCGTCCCGGACGTCCGGTGCATCGGGTCTGCGTATAAACCCCCGACATGGACTGGTGAAGCTATATCTCGTGTCCGGGCGAACCTTACCCCCCGATTGACCGTTTTCCTTACACCACTACCCGTGTAACATCGCGCGGCGAGTCGTCACGGACCCGTCCGCCGCGTTCCTCGGCGGCGACAGAGCAAAGTACCGGCCGGCGGGATGGAAACCTAATGAACGTACAGGATAGTTCTCTCAGAGCGTCCGAGCGCGCGGCCCCGGCGTCATGAACACGAGCGAACGACTCGTCGAGACACTGGAGAACCTCGGCGTCGAACGCGTCTTCGGCTACCCCGGCGGCCGGGTCATCGAACTGTTCGACCGCCTGCCGGAGTCGTCGGTGGACCTGGTCCGCCCGCGCGACGAACGCGAGGCGAGCGTCATGGCCGAGATGCACGGCCGCCTCACGGGCGACCCCGGCGTCCTCGTCGGGCAGGGGCCGTGGATAGGCAGCCTCGGTGTCATCGGCCAGATGGAAGCGCGACTCGGGTCGTCACCGATGGTCGTCGTCACCGAAGCCTCCGAGCGGGGCGACTACTCCACCGTCGCGCCGTACCAGCAGTCCCGCGGCGACTACGGCGGCGTCGAACTGCCGAAGATTCTCGACGCGGTGACGAAGGAACACTGGTGTCCGCGCACGCCGCCGGAGACGGTTCGGAGCCTCCAGTTGGCGTTCAAGCACGCCGTCGCCGGACGACCCGGGCCGACGGCCGTCGTCCTCGACGGGAACGCCGTGACCGAGGAGATGCCGGACGACCCGATTCCGCCCGTCTGGGACGACGCGGCGCAGACGCGGACGTGGTCGGCGGCGCCGACGCCGCGGGACGTTGCCGCCGCCGTCGAAGCCCTAGAGTCCGCCGACCGACCCGTCGTCGTCGCGGGCAACGGCGTCCACGCCGCGGGCGCGTACGACGAACTCCGGACCGTCGCGGAGCGATACGACGCTATCGTCGTCACCTCCTACCTCGGCAAGTCGACGTTCCCCGAGACGCACCGACTGGCGGGCGGCGTCGTCGGGTCGTTCGGCCACGAGGGGGCGAACCGGGTCGTCAGCGAGGCGGACGCGCTCCTCGTCGTCGGCTGTCGGCTGAATCCGATGGACACGAACTGGGGCGCGCCGGACTTCGTCCGACCCGCGGAGCAGACGATTGTCCACGCCGACGTGGACGCGCGCAACGCCGGGTGGGTGTACCCCGCTGACGTGGGCCTGATAGGCGACGCGGCGGAGTCGCTCCGCGAACTCGCCGAGGCCGGCGCGGCGTCGAACGACTGGGCCGAGTCGCGGGCGGCGACGGCGCGGGAGTCGTTCGACGCGCCCGAGTGCGAGTCGGCGGCGACGCCGATGCTCCCGCAACGCGCCGTCAAGGAGATAGAACGCGTGGTGGACGCGGACACCGTCGTGACGGCGGACTCCGGCAACAACCGCTTCTGGCTCCTGAACTACCTGCAGACGCCCGCCGTCCGGACGTACTTCGGAAGCGGCGGCGTCGGCGGGATGGGCTGGGCGAACCCCGCGGCGGTGTCGGCGGCGCTGGCGACGGAGAAGGACGTGCTGGCCGTCGCCGGCGACGGCGGGTTCGCGATGACGATGACGAGCGTGGAGACGGCGGTAGAGCAGGGCGTCGCACCGACGTTCGTCGTCCTCAACGACACCAGCCTCGGGATGGTGCGGCAGATGCAACGCGGGCCGGACGACATCGCGGGCGTCGAGTTCCACGACACCGACTTCGCCCGCGTCGCCGAGGCGTTCGGCGCGGAAGGCGTCCGCGTCGAGTCGCCGGACGAACTGGGCGACGCCCTCCGCGACGGGAAGGCGAGTGCGACGCCGACGGTGGTGGACGCGCGAATCGACCGGGACGAGGACATGGCCGAGACGCTCCAGTCGTCGTTCTACGCGTCTGTCGGCGGTCTGCACGAGTAGGCGGACACGGCTTGTCGGCCGCCGGCCCGCTACCGTCCCGCCGGGAAACAGTTTTGTGTGCCCGCCGCGCGACTCCCCAGTATGTCTTCATCGACCGTGATAGTTACCGGCGGAACGGGGTTCATCGGGTCGTACGTCGCCCGCGAGTTGGTGGACCACGGTCACGACGTGGTCGCGTACGACCTCTCGGCGGACGCGCGAATCCTCGAGAAACTCGGCGTCGCCGACGACGTGACCGTCCGGCGGGGCGACGTGACCGACGCGCCGGACGTCATTCGCGCGATTCGAGAGACGGGCGCGACGCGCGTCGTCCACCTCGCGGCCCTCCTGACGAACTCCGCGCGGGAGAACCCCCGGGCGGCCCTCCGGGTGAACGTCGAGGGGACGAACAACGTGTTCGAGGCGGCGCGGTCGCTGTCGGACCAGGTCGAACGCGTCGCGTGGGCGTCCTCGGCGGCGGTGTACGCGCCGCCGGCGAACTACGGCGACGAGTTCGTCACCGAGTCGGACCTCGTCTACCCCGACACCCTGTACGGCGCGACGAAGGAGTACAACGAGCATCAGGCGCGGGTGTATCACGAGGACTTCGACGTCTCGCACGTCGGCCTCCGCCCCACCGTCGCCTACGGCCCGTACCGCGAGACGGGCGGGTCGGCGTTCCTCGCGAACATCGTCGAGAAACCCGCCCTCGGCGAACCGTTCAGCGTCGAGTACGGGGACCAGGTCATCGACTGGCAACACGTCCGCGACGTGGCGACGGCGTTCCGACTGGCGGCGTTCGCGCCCGAGGCCGACCTCACGCAACGCGTCTACAACGTCCGCGGCGAACTCGCCACGGTTCGGGAGGCCGTCGAGACGGTGCGGGAGTTACTGCCGGACGCCGACCTCACCGTCTCCGACGAGGGGGAACTGCCGTGGACGCAGCGACTCGACACGTCGAAGGCGCGAACGGACCTCGGCTACCGACCCGACTACGGCCTGGAGGCGGGGTTCCGCGACTACGTGAACGTCCTGCGCGAGGCGCACGGACTCGACCCGGTCTGACCTTCCACGCGCCGGCGACGCGCGTGACGCCGGGTCCGCGCGAACGGCACCGGCGCGTCCGCGGCGCGTCAGTCGACGACGACGCCGTCGTCCTTCACGTTCGGCGCGCCGACGACGAACACCTCGCCGTCGTCGAGACAGCGGAGTTGTCGCTCCTCCTCGGGCGAGACGACCACCACGTCGCCCGCCTCGAGCGTCATCGTCTCGTCGGCGAACGCCATCTCGAACCGGCCCGAGAGGACGTGGTACAGTTCCTCCTGTTCCTCCTGCCGGTGGTTCGGCCCGTAACCGCCCTCCTCGAACGTCCACACCGTCGGGCGCATCTTCTCGGGGCGGAGTTCGTAGCCGACGGCGCGAACGTCCGCCTCGGCGTGGTCCACGTCCTGAATCTCCAACTCGTCGAGGTTGACACGCTTTCGCATCGACGCGTCCTACACGGGCCGGAGAGAAAGCGTTGGGGGGTCGTCGGCGTCGGGAGACGGCGGCCGAATCAACTGGTCTGGGAGTACTCCTCGACCCACTCGTCGAGGCTGATGCCCATCGTCGCCTGCGTGATGGCGTTCGAGGACGCCGAGTTCGCGCTCTTGACGAGTTCGGCCTCCAGCGTTCGCGTCGGAACCTCGCCGAGGAAGTGTGGAATTGCGCGCTGAACGGCCAGCGGACAGCCGACTTCGTGCGCGAGGGCGTACCCCGACAGCGAGTGGGGTATCTCCTCGCTCGCGTACGTGGGGTCGGGGTCCGAGCGGCAGTCGTCGTCCACGAAATCCACGTACTCGTAGCACTTGCCCACGTCGTGCAGGAGGCAGGCGGCCCGCACCACGTCGAAGTCGGGGTCCGCGCCGTGGAAGTCGCGTTGCTCCTCTGCCGACGCGACGGCGATTCGGGTGACGCCGCGCACGTGTTCGACGTTCGATACCTCGTGGATGTTCCACGCGTACGGCACGTCGCGGACGTCGTGCCACCCCCCGCGTTCGAGGCCGAGACACCACGCCTCGGTCACCTGCACGCGGAGTTCGTCGTCCTCGATGTCGGCGAGTTCGGGAAACGCCGCTTCGACCTGACCGCGGTACGACCAGTGTCCCGCCGCGTCGTCCCCGCCGCCCGCGTCAGTGTCGCCTCCGCCGTCGGCGTCGGTGTCGGACGCGTCGGGTCCGTCTGCGTCGGTCATCCGTTCACCGCCCCGTCTCGTCCTTCTGGACCGTCTCGCGGCCGACGAACCGCGGCCGGTCCTCCAGAGAGAGGAAGTTCTCGACGTCGTCCCGCGCCGCCGCGGCCTTCGGGTGGTCGGGGTCGTAGTCGCGGGAGGACTCGTGGCCGAGGGCGGCGCGGAGGGCGTCCAGACTCTCGAAGTAGAGTTCGGCGACGCCGTCGAACTCCGCGTTCTCGGGGTCCGTCGGGACGACGCGGGTGTAGCGGACGACGCCCGGAATCTCCCGCGCGAGGGGGACGTGCTCGTTCGCCCAGTGGTCGAGGAACGCGTCGTGTGACATGCCGGCTTTCCTGACGAGGAACGCCGAGTGCTTGTACAGGCCCGTCGTGTCGCCGCCCGTCCCGTCCTTCTCGACGAACTCCTCGCCGATGAGGCGCGGCCGACTGTCGACGGCGAGGAACTCGTCGACGTCCTCTCTCGCCGCTTTCGCCGTCCCCTTCGCGGGGTCGTAGTCTCGCGACCCCGGACTCCCGAGGGCGGCGTGCAGGGCGTCCAACTCCTCGAAGTAGAGTTCCGCGACGCCGTCGAACTCGCTCGCCTCCGGGTCGACGGGGAGGACCGTCTGGTAGCGGACGACCCCCTCGATGTCGCGCGCGATGGGAGTGTGGTTCTCCTGCCAGTACTCCACGAACTCGTCGTGCGTCATCCCGTCCCGACGGACGAGTAGCGCGACGTGCTTGTACATGTCCGTCCGGCCGTTCTCGGTTTGGGAGCATAAATCGTGAGGAAACTTGATGTGGGCGTCGGCTGTCGGTACGGGCATGCCGTTTCACGACCGGGAGTTCATGAGTGGCACCCGCGGCACCATGGCCGTCGACTGGGAGGAGCGAATCGACGTGGCGCGGATGCGCGAGGAGCGAAAGGAGCGCGCGCTCGAACGGATGCGGGACGCCGGCCTCGGGAGCATGCTCCTCGTCTCGGACCCGAACATCCGCTACGTCACCGGACTGGCGATGACCGGCGGGTCCGGCGCGGACCACTACTCGCTCCTTCTGGAGGACGGGGCCGTCGTCCACTGGGACACCGCCGACCACGCGAGCAACCAGCGGTACAACTGCCCGTGGCTGAACGATATTCGCTACGCCTGTCCCGGACTGGGGAACGTCCCGCGCGCGTCCGGTCGCGACTCGGCGCGGTCGTTCCTCCTCCGGAAGATGGCCGAGACGGTCGTCGACGCCCTCGACGAGTACGACCTCCGGAGCGAACCGATGGGCATCGACGTCGACCACGGCGGCCTGCACGCGGCGTTCGAGTCGCAGGGCGTCGACCTCCGACCCGACGACTGCGCGGCCGTCATGGCGGACGCGCGGAAGACGAAGACCGAGGACGAAATCGAGTGTCTCCGGCAGGTCGCGGCGGTCTGCGAGGCGGGCTTTCAGGCCATCGCCGAGGGCGCGAAACCGGGGCGGCGCGAGTCGGAGGTGTGGGGCGACGCGGTCCGCGAACTGTGGCGCCACGGCGCGACGGTGCACGGGGGGTACCTCACCTCCGGGCCGAACACGTGGCCGAAGCACCAGGCGAACACGACGGACCGACTGATTCGCCCCGGCGACCTCGTGTACGCCGACTTCTACAATATCGGCTACCTCGGCTACCGCTCCTGCTACTACCGGACGTTCTCCGTGGGCGAACCGACGGACGCGCAGACGGAGGCGTACGAGACGGCCCGCGACAACCTGTACGACGTGTTGGAGGAGATAGAGCCGGGGAAGACGACCGCCGAGGTGGCGGCGGCGTTCCCGGACATGGAGGGCGAACACGCCGACTGGTACGGGGCCGACGAACACTGGCAGTTGACGACGAACCACTGGGCGCACGGACTGGGCCTCCAACTGTACGAGGTGCCGCTGATATGGCGCGGTATCTCGCCGGACCACCCCGTCGAGATAGAAGAAGGGATGACGATGGCCGTCGAGACGCAGGAACCCGCGGAGCGACAGGGCGTGCGCGTCGAGGAGATGGTCGTCGTCCGCGAGGACGGCGTCGAACTGCTGAGTCAGTGGCCCGTCGAGGAGATGACGGTCGTCGACCACTGAGTCGCGGTGCGGGTCGTTCGCTCGCCCGTCGGCCCCGAGAGTTAACCCGGCGACGGGCGTGGGTCCGACAGAGATGCAGAGCGTCAACCCGTACACGGAGTCAGTCCGCGCCGAGTACGACGAACACGACGACGAAGCGGTCGAAGCGGCGTTGTCGCGGGCGATAGACGCCTTCGGGGAGTGGCGGGAGCGGTCGCTGACCGACCGGCGCGAACTCCTCGCCGACGCGGGCGAAGTCCTCCGCGACCGAGACGAGGAGTTCGCCGAGTTGATGACCGAGGAGATGGGCAAGCCCATCTCGCAGGCGCGGTCGGAGGTGGAGAAGTGCGCGTGGGTCTGCGACTACTACGCCGAACACGCGGCCGAACACCTCCAAGAGAAGACCGTGAACGGACCGAAAGACGCCGAGACGTACGTCCGGTACGACCCCCTCGGCCCCATCCTCGCGGTCATGCCGTGGAACTTCCCCCTCTGGCAGGTGTTCCGCTTCGCCGCTCCGCACCTCACGTCCGGCAACGTGGGCCTGTTGAAGCACGCCTCGAACGTGCCGGGGTGCGCGAAGGTCATCGAAGAGGTGTTCAGCGAGGCCGGGTATCCGGAGGGCGTCTTCCAGTCGCTCCTCGTCGACTCCGACCAGGTGGAGGACGTCGTCGCGGACGAACGCGTGCGGGCCGTCACGCTGACCGGAAGCGGTCCCGCGGGCCGGGCCGTCGCCGAGCAGGCGGGTCGGAACCTGAAGAAGAGCGTCCTCGAACTCGGCGGCAGCGACCCGTTCGTCGTCCTCGACGACGCCCCCATCGACGAGGCGGCGGAGACGGGGGCACGGGCGCGCACCATCAACTCCGGGCAGTCCTGCATCGCCGCCAAGCGGTTCATCGTCCACGACGACGTGTACGACGAGTTCGTCGAGAAGTTCGTCGCCGAGATGGAGGCGTTGCAGGTGGGCGACCCCAAGGACGACGACACCGACGTGGGCCCGCAGGCGCGCGAGGACCTGCTATCCGACCTGCAGGAACAGGTCGAGGAGACGGTGGAGATGGGCGCGACGGTGGAGACGGGCGGCGAACCCCTCGACAGGGAGGGGTACTTCTACCCGCCGACGGTGCTGACCGACGTGCCGCGCGACTCGCCAGGCGCCCGCGAGGAACTGTTCGGCCCCGCCGCCTCGGTGTTCCGCGTCGAGAGCGAAGAGGCGGCCGTCGAACTGGCGAACGACTCGCAGTACGGACTCGGGGGGAGCGTGTGGACGACGGACCTCGAACGCGGGAAGGAGGTGGCCGGGCGAATCGACTCCGGCGCGGTGTTCGTCAACGAACTCACGAAGTCCGACCCGCGACTGCCGTTCGGCGGGGTCAAAGAGTCCGGCTACGGCCGCGAACTCGGGAAGGAGGGCATCCGCGAGTTCGTGAATCGGAAGACGGTGTTCGTCCAACACGGCGTCGGCGACGAGTAGGGCGCGGCAGTCGCCGCGCGCCGCCTCGCCGAGTCGTCACCACCGCAGGCGGGCGGTCGGGAGTCAGACGTCCGTGGGGACGATGGAGCGAACCGAGAGCGTCTCCTCGCACCCCGGACACCGTTCGACGCGGGCGGCGCCGTACACGTCGCAGTGGTACGACGCGTCGCCCCCGTCGCCGAGGAGCAACCCGCACGACGGACACGGTTTCGGGCCGGAGTCGGTACTTCCGAAGAGGCGTGCGAGCGGTCGGGACGCGCGTCGGAGCATCGTGCTACTGTGAGACAGGGTGTGTAATAACGGTTGAGGTTCGTTCGCACCGTCTGCACGCCGGCGCACCACCCGGTTGCCCCCCGTTCCCGCACGCTGCGAAACCGGTCGAACGTCCAATCTGCTCGGGTCGAGAGGCGTACTCGCGCACAGAACGCGGCGAGGCGGCAGGAGAAAGAGACGAACGCCCGGACGCGACGCCGAGAGGCGACGAACGCACGGCCGGCGGGCGCGGCGAGACGGCGAGTTCGACAGCGCGAACTAGCAGATAGAAGTCGTTAGACTATTTTGGGCGTGCGTCCGGGCTCGAGAGCGTCGTCACGAGCCGTTCAATTGGCGAACCGGGGTGCGGCCGCCTCGTCTTCGGGGCGCACCGGGTACGAGGTCGTCGTAAGCACTGCTTACGGTTTGCGGTGCGCGCACGCGCCGAGAGGACCGGTCGGCTCGGTCGGCTGAGAGAGCGAATCACTCTCGTACAGACATTTCCATCGGCGGGCCACAGGTAGCCATTACATACATACAACTGTAAATGAATGTGTCGAGAAAAGACGAGTGAGAGAGCGGAAGACGAGGATATGTGTTCGAACTGATCGGGCGTGGAGACTGTCAGCGTCGAGATTCGTTAAGAGCGTTCGAGAGTCCTAAATGAACTGTTCAGAACGCTGGAGAGCTGCTATCGCGTCCCGAAATCTGCTTTGGCCGCATCTCGGTCCGTCGAACGAAACTGCTCCGAGAGCCCGTCGCCCTCGCCAGCGGCGAGACACGTAAGGTCCGTCTTTAGGGGCTAAATCGTCGGTTTAGGGCGACTCGTCCCCCGCCCGAAGCCGGCTTCTGCCCGGACTGATTCGTACGGCAGAAAGTCATCTCTTGATTACAATCGTCTGACGAGTTCTGTGATCGGTGCCGTCGCCCGCGAACCGCCCCGGCGAGTGAAGGAGAGGCCGGCGACGACGGCAGACGCACAGTCCCCCCATAACCAAACGGCTCGGACGCCTATCTCGGGTGTATCATGAACGCTACGAACGAGAGCCGGCCGCGGTGTACGGAGTGCGGCGCCCCCCTGACCCGCGCCGTGACCGGGACGATGGCCCTCTCCGCCACGACGCTGTGTCCCGACTGTGACCGAAGCGGGTGAGACGGTGCCGACGACGCTCCCCTGTCGCCCCGGGAGCGACTCGTCTCGACGCCGCGGACGCGTCGTCAGTGCGGACGTGTCCGGAGCCGAGTGACGGACGCGATAGCTTCCTGTTAAGTCGGTGTTCGGGACGATAACTATCTTTGACAATCGTGTAAGTACCGTATGCATCTGACCGACCGCTCCGCGTTCTCGACGAGGTGGCAGCGATGAGTTCGCCCGCAGAGCAGTCTGGGGCGGGGGCGAGTGGAACCGCCAGCGTGGAGCCGACCGGAACCGACGGCGCGGACCCGACCGACTGGTACGACCGCGAAGTGCCGGGCATCGTCGCCGGACTCGAAGCGTCCGGTCGACTCGGCACGCAGACGAGCGACGCCGCGTGGGAACTCCTCGCGCGGGGTCGCGCCCGCGCGGCACTGGAACTCGTTCTCGGCGCGGTAGACGCCGCCTAATCGAACGGCGTCCCGTCGTAGTGAACAAATAGATTTTCCGTCCATCTCCGTAGGGGGCGTATGCAAACGGTAGTCCTTGCGGCGGGCGTCGGCAGCCGAATGTGGCCGCTCACGGAGTACAGACCGAAACCGATGCTCCCGGTGGCCGGGAAACCGCTGGTCGCACACACCGTCGACGCCGCCGTCGAGGCCGGAGCGACGGAGTTAGTCCTCGTCGTCGGGTACGAAGCCGACGACGTGCGCTCGTTCTTCGGCGAGGAGTACGCGGGCGTCCCCGTCGAGTACGCCGTCCAGGAGGAGCAACTCGGGACGGCGGACGCCGTCCGCTCGGCGCTGGACGTCCTCGACGAGGGGCGCTTCGCCGTCCTCAACGGCGACGCCCTTTACGACGTGCCGTCGCTGACGGCGCTCTACGACGGCGGGCCGGCAGTCGGGTCGTTCGAGGTGGCCGAGCCGACCTCCTACGGCGTCCTCGAAACCGACGACGGCTACGTGACCGGCGTGGTCGAGAAGCCGAGCGACCCGCCCTCGAACCTCGTCAACGCGGGCGCGTACGTCTTCCCCGAGGACGCCCACGGCTGGTTGCTCGACGTCGAGGCGTCCGAGCGCGGCGAACTCGAACTGACGGACGTGCTCTCGCGGTCCTGCGAGGCGTACGACGTGCGACCCGTCGCGTTCGACCGCTGGCTCGACGTCGGCCGACCGTGGGAACTGCTCGAAGCGAACGAGTGGAAACTCGCGGAGATGGAGACGCGTGTCGAGGGCGACGTGAGCGAGGGGGCCGAACTGAACGGTCCCGTCGTCGTCGAGGAGGGGGCCGAAATCCGCTCCGGCGTCGTCGTCGACGGCCCCGCGCTGATCCAGTCGGGAGCGACCGTCGGGCCGAACGCCTACGTCCGCGGCGCGACGCTGGTCGGCGAGGGCGCGAAGGTGGGCCACGCCGTCGAAGTGAAGAACAGCGTCCTCATGGACGGGGCCACGGTGGGCCACCTCGCGTACGTCGGCGACAGCGTCCTCGGCCGGAACGTGAACTTCGGCGCCGGGACGAAGGTGGCGAACCTGCGGCACGACGGCGAGAACGTGACGTTGACGGTCAAAGACCGGCGGGTGGACACCGGCCGCCGAAAGCTCGGCGTCGTCGTCGGCGACGACGCGAAGACCGGCATCAACAGCAGCCTCAACGCGGGCGTCGTCCTGTCGCCCGAGGCGACGGTGCTGCCCGGTGAGACGGTCACGCGGGACCGCTAAGGCGGGGGCGGCCCCGCCGTCGTGAGTCGGTGCGTGAGTGCGGTTCGCTGCCGGCGACTGCCTCGCGGACGCTGTGCACTATCGACGGTTGCGGCTCGAAAAGGGAGTCGAGAGGCGACGGCGTCCGCCGTCGCTCTCGGCGAGGGGGTGGGGGGATGCGGACCGTGGCTAGCGGTCGCGCTTTCGGGTGTAGACGGACATGAACGTCTCGAACAGTTCGGGGTCGAGTTTGAACTGGACGTCCACGAGGTCCTCCTCGGCGTCGTAGTTCACGTGCTGGACGTCGACGACGTCGAGCACCGTCTCCATCGCGTCGAGTTTGGAGTCGCTCGGGCCCTGCTCGATGCCGATACCCTCCTCGTTCACGGAGAGAGAGAGCCCGTCGATACGGGTCTGGTAGGAGCCCTTCGAGGCGCTGAGAAGCGGGTTGCAGCGCTCGACCAGACCGAGTTCGTTCAGGCGGTCGAGTCGGCGGTAGATGGTGGACTCGGAGACGTCGCAGGAGTCTGCCAGCTCCTCCGCCGTGACCGGTCCCTCTTTGCCGGCGACCAGAATCTCGCGCGCGACCTCGTCCCCGAGGGCGTCGAGAAGGTCATCACTTGCAACCTCCTCCAGGAGGAGGGACGACGATGCGACCCAGTGTGTGCTCGCTGCCATGGAGTCACCTATCGGGAGTCCCCACCTTATGTAATCGCCACATACTGAGACCGCCGCGAGAGTAGACCCACCGTACCGGTTCGCGTAAGCCCTGCCTACTCGAATCTGAGAACACTCTGCAGAAACTGCGAGAGAGCTTCTACTGGTGATATTCGGTACTAAAGGTACGATTACTAGAATGTTAACGCGAATTTGGCCGGATTGTGCCGCCAACGTGCACGGATAATTGGGATAGTAAATTCGACGGGCGGCCCGCGGAGAGAACAGCGACGGACGGCGGTCGGCGCGTCAGTGGACCGTCACCGACTTCGCGAGGTTACGCGGTTTGTCGATGGGCCGGTCGAGGAGGTCCGCGGCGTGGTAGGCGACGAGTTGGAGTTGGACGCTGGCGGGGATGCCGGCGACGTCCGGGTGCGTCTCGGGGATGGAGAGCACGTAGTCCGCGAACTCCGCTATCTCGCTGTCCGTCTTGCTCGTGACGGCGATGACGGGCGCGCCGCGCGCCTGTACCTCCTTCATGCTGCTCAGCGTCGCCTCGTCCTCGAAGCCGGTGAACAGCGCGAAGACGGGCGTGTTCGGCGTGACGAGCGCCAGCGGTCCGTGCTTCAACTCCGAGGCGGCGAACCCCTCGGCGTGCTCGTACGTGATCTCTTTGAACTTCAGCGCCCCCTCCAGCGCGGCCGAGTGCCCGACGCCCCGGCCGATGAAGAAGTACGAGTCGCTGTCGTGGAGTTCCTGTGCGAGCGCCGGCGCCACGGAGGTGTCGAGTATCTCCTGGACGTGACCGGGGAGGCGCGAGAGCGCCTCGACGAGTTCGCGGCCGTCCGAGGTGCGCGTGCCCGTGATGTCCTCGACGAGTCGCTCGCCGAGGAGCGACAGGGCGGTGACCTGCGAGCAGAACGTCTTGGTCGCGGCGACGCCGATTTCGGGGCCCGCGCGGATGAGGAGCGTGTCCTCGCACTCCCGCGTGATGGACGACCCGACGGTGTTGGTGACCGCGACGGTGTCGGCGCCGGCGCTCTTGGCGCGCCGGATGGCGTCGAGGGTGTCCGCCGTCTCACCGCTCTGCGTGACGGCGATGACCAGCGTGTTGTCCGTCACCGGCGGGCTGACGAGTCCGTACTCGCCGGCCTGGAACGCGTACGCCGGGACTCCCCGCGAGGAGAGCATCGACGAGGCGTACATGGCGGCGTGGTACGAGGTGCCCATCCCGACGAACTGGACCTGGTCCACGTCGGCGAACGTCTCCGGCGGGAACTCGTCGAGTTCGACGGTTCCCGTGAGCGCGTTCAGTCGGCCGTGGATGGTGTTGCGGAGCGACCCCGGTTGCTCGTGAATCTCCTTGAGCATGAAGTGCTCGTAGCCGCCCTTGCTCGCCGTCTCGGCGCTCCACTCGACGCGCTGGACCTCCCGGGAGACGGACCGGCCCGCGCCGTCGGTTATCTCGTAGCCGTCCTTCGTCACCTTCACGAAGTCGCCGTCGTGGAGATAGACCACCTGATCGGTGTGCTGGACGAACGCCGGTACGTCGCTGGCGAGGAAGTACTGGCCCGGCCCGATGCCGAGACAGAGCGGCGACCCCGACCGGGTCGCGTAGATGGCCTCCTCTTCGCCGATGATGGCGGTGATGGCGTACGTGCCGGAGAGGCGGGCGATGGCCGAACGGAACGCCTCCTCGGGCGTCGCGCCGTTGTTCAGTTCCTCCTCGATGAGGTGCGGGACGACTTCGGTGTCCGTCTCGCTGGCGAACACGTGGCCGCGGGACTCCAGTTCCGTCTTCAGCGACTGGTAGTTCCCGATGATGCCGTTGTGGACGACGGCGACGCGCCCCGACTCGTCGGTGTGCGGGTGCGCGTTCTCGTCGGTGACGCCGCCGTGAGTGGCCCAGCGGGTGTGCCCGATACCGAGGCTGCCCGACATGGGGTTCGATTCGACGGCTGCGACGAGTTCTTCGACCTCGCCCGTCTTCTTGTTCAGCTGGATGCTAGAGCCGTTCTTGACGGCGAGGCCCGCGGAGTCGTATCCCCGGTACTCGAGCCGTTCGAGTCCTTCTAAC
This portion of the Halogeometricum rufum genome encodes:
- a CDS encoding thiamine pyrophosphate-binding protein encodes the protein MNTSERLVETLENLGVERVFGYPGGRVIELFDRLPESSVDLVRPRDEREASVMAEMHGRLTGDPGVLVGQGPWIGSLGVIGQMEARLGSSPMVVVTEASERGDYSTVAPYQQSRGDYGGVELPKILDAVTKEHWCPRTPPETVRSLQLAFKHAVAGRPGPTAVVLDGNAVTEEMPDDPIPPVWDDAAQTRTWSAAPTPRDVAAAVEALESADRPVVVAGNGVHAAGAYDELRTVAERYDAIVVTSYLGKSTFPETHRLAGGVVGSFGHEGANRVVSEADALLVVGCRLNPMDTNWGAPDFVRPAEQTIVHADVDARNAGWVYPADVGLIGDAAESLRELAEAGAASNDWAESRAATARESFDAPECESAATPMLPQRAVKEIERVVDADTVVTADSGNNRFWLLNYLQTPAVRTYFGSGGVGGMGWANPAAVSAALATEKDVLAVAGDGGFAMTMTSVETAVEQGVAPTFVVLNDTSLGMVRQMQRGPDDIAGVEFHDTDFARVAEAFGAEGVRVESPDELGDALRDGKASATPTVVDARIDRDEDMAETLQSSFYASVGGLHE
- a CDS encoding NAD-dependent epimerase/dehydratase family protein, which codes for MVTGGTGFIGSYVARELVDHGHDVVAYDLSADARILEKLGVADDVTVRRGDVTDAPDVIRAIRETGATRVVHLAALLTNSARENPRAALRVNVEGTNNVFEAARSLSDQVERVAWASSAAVYAPPANYGDEFVTESDLVYPDTLYGATKEYNEHQARVYHEDFDVSHVGLRPTVAYGPYRETGGSAFLANIVEKPALGEPFSVEYGDQVIDWQHVRDVATAFRLAAFAPEADLTQRVYNVRGELATVREAVETVRELLPDADLTVSDEGELPWTQRLDTSKARTDLGYRPDYGLEAGFRDYVNVLREAHGLDPV
- a CDS encoding cupin domain-containing protein; amino-acid sequence: MRKRVNLDELEIQDVDHAEADVRAVGYELRPEKMRPTVWTFEEGGYGPNHRQEEQEELYHVLSGRFEMAFADETMTLEAGDVVVVSPEEERQLRCLDDGEVFVVGAPNVKDDGVVVD
- a CDS encoding HD domain-containing protein yields the protein MTDADGPDASDTDADGGGDTDAGGGDDAAGHWSYRGQVEAAFPELADIEDDELRVQVTEAWCLGLERGGWHDVRDVPYAWNIHEVSNVEHVRGVTRIAVASAEEQRDFHGADPDFDVVRAACLLHDVGKCYEYVDFVDDDCRSDPDPTYASEEIPHSLSGYALAHEVGCPLAVQRAIPHFLGEVPTRTLEAELVKSANSASSNAITQATMGISLDEWVEEYSQTS
- a CDS encoding EthD domain-containing protein; translated protein: MYKHVALLVRRDGMTHDEFVEYWQENHTPIARDIEGVVRYQTVLPVDPEASEFDGVAELYFEELDALHAALGSPGSRDYDPAKGTAKAAREDVDEFLAVDSRPRLIGEEFVEKDGTGGDTTGLYKHSAFLVRKAGMSHDAFLDHWANEHVPLAREIPGVVRYTRVVPTDPENAEFDGVAELYFESLDALRAALGHESSRDYDPDHPKAAAARDDVENFLSLEDRPRFVGRETVQKDETGR
- a CDS encoding M24 family metallopeptidase is translated as MSGTRGTMAVDWEERIDVARMREERKERALERMRDAGLGSMLLVSDPNIRYVTGLAMTGGSGADHYSLLLEDGAVVHWDTADHASNQRYNCPWLNDIRYACPGLGNVPRASGRDSARSFLLRKMAETVVDALDEYDLRSEPMGIDVDHGGLHAAFESQGVDLRPDDCAAVMADARKTKTEDEIECLRQVAAVCEAGFQAIAEGAKPGRRESEVWGDAVRELWRHGATVHGGYLTSGPNTWPKHQANTTDRLIRPGDLVYADFYNIGYLGYRSCYYRTFSVGEPTDAQTEAYETARDNLYDVLEEIEPGKTTAEVAAAFPDMEGEHADWYGADEHWQLTTNHWAHGLGLQLYEVPLIWRGISPDHPVEIEEGMTMAVETQEPAERQGVRVEEMVVVREDGVELLSQWPVEEMTVVDH